The following DNA comes from Halobacteriovorax sp. HLS.
GATTATAAATCTAGCGAGTCTAGAATTTAATCCAATTTTTAAAGGTTTTTCTGACAAGACACCACTAGAGAAGGACTTGCAAGATGCTCAAAATAAAATACTTTGGGCCGATCATATTATTATAACTTCTCCAATTTGGTGGTCCACTTATCCTGCACTTCTAAAGGGATTCTTTGATAAGGTTTTACTTCCCGACTTCGCTTTTAAATATCATAAGGGCAAAGCATTACAACAAAAACTTCTAGTCAATAAAACGGCAGATTTAATACTTCTAAGTGATGCTCCTAATTGGTATCGAGTGTTTCTGCAAAGAG
Coding sequences within:
- a CDS encoding NAD(P)H-dependent oxidoreductase translates to MNTLIINGHPDLESFTSQIANKIHQTNLSSSKNCEIINLASLEFNPIFKGFSDKTPLEKDLQDAQNKILWADHIIITSPIWWSTYPALLKGFFDKVLLPDFAFKYHKGKALQQKLLVNKTADLILLSDAPNWYRVFLQRDPATKILKRDILGFCGIKVKNVNRIGEVGKLDSNARKKILNSF